ACCCCTCGGTCATCACCGTCGGATACACCCCTGTGTTCCACGTCCACACCGCTCAGGTCGCCTGCCAGATCACCGAGATCTGCTCCGCCAACCGCGCTGGAAAGCCCCTGACCGACCTCAGCTTCATCAAGAACGGTGACAACGCCATCGTCAAAGTGAAGCCCACCAAGCCCCTCGTCATCGAGCCCGCCAAGGACTTCCCGCCACTCGGAAGGTTCGCCATCCGTGACATGGGACAGACCGTCGCCGCCGGTGTCTGCACCGAAGTCGAGAAGGCTTGAATTCCCAATAAAGGGTGAGGGGGCAACCCCTCTCCCTTTAACAATTTAAGAGGTAATTTCAATGTCACAGCGTGCTAGAATCTCTCTCAGCGGCACGGACCCTGCTATGGTCGACAGCGTCTGCAACCAGATCAAAGGGATTTCCCAGAGGACTGGTGTTGCAATCCGCGGACCCGTTCCTCTGCCTACCAAGAAACTCAAGGTAGCCTGCAGGAAGAGCCCCGACGGAGAAGGCAGCGAGACCTACGACAGGTGGGAGATGCGCATCCACAAGAGGCTTATCGACCTCGATGCGGATGAGCGTGCTCTTAGGCAGCTTATGAGGATCCAGGTCCTCGATGGTGTAAACATCGAGATCGTCCTCCGCGGCGCCTGATCTCAACAAACCTATTCAAGGTTCCAACCTTTTGTTTCTGCCGGGGTCTTCCCCGTCCAGGATTATCCGCACTGCGCTGCGATAGCGCTGTACGCTCAATTTTTTCATACCAATGCTTCCTGCAGACCGTCAATTATTAATCGTCGATACGATAGGGGTCTTCAATGTCAAACATGAGAAGCGACGTCATAAAGCACGGTGTCGATGCGGCACCGGCAAGGAGTCTGCTCAGGGCAGACGGTCTCAAGGACGAAGACTTCGACAAGCCGTTCATCGGGATCGCCGATTCCTGGAACGAGGTAGTTCCCGGACACATACATTTGAACAAGATCGTGGATGCCGTCAAAGAGGGTATCCGCGAGGCAGGGGGAGTCCCTTTCGTTTTCGGAACTCCTGCCGTATGCGACGGTATCGCCATGGGTCACAAGGGGATGAGGTATTCCCTCATCTCCAGGGAGGTCATATCGGACTGCTGTGAGGTCATGGTGGAAGGACATGCCATGGATGGTTGGGTCGGCGTATCCAACTGTGATAAGGTCACTCCAGGGATGCTCATGGCCGCAGGGAGGATGAACATCCCTGCACTGATGGTCACCGGAGGTGCCATGGAGGCGGGCAAGCTCAACGGAGAGGATATCGACTTCCAGTCCGTCTTCGAAGCGATCGGACAAGTGCAGGTAGGCGCTGCCGATGAAAGTTTCTTGAAGACCGTAGAATGTGCAGCCTGTCCCGGTGCAGGGAGCTGTTCCGGACTCTTCACCGCCAACACGATGGCATGCCTCACCGAGACTCTCGGTATGTCTCTGACCGGTTGCGGGACATCCTTGGCCGTGGATGAGAAGAAGCTCGCTATCGCCAAGGAGTCAGGAAAGAGGATCGTGGAACTTGTGAAGAAGGGGATCAAGCCCCGCGACATCGTCAACTCCCACTCGTTCCATAATGCCATATGCGTCGATATGGCCATCGGAGGGTCCACCAACACGGCGCTCCATATCCCTGCCATATCCAAGGAGTTCGGTTGTCCCGTCGACCTCTCCGAGTTCGACAAGATCTCCAGGGAGGTTCCGCATATAACCAGCCTCAGGCCTGCCGGACAGTTCCACATAAGGGATCTCGACAATGCCGGAGGAGTTCCTGCCATCCTCAAGAGACTCATCGACCACATCGAGGATGCACCCACTGTCAACGGCAAGTCCGTCATGGAGATAGCCGAGTCTGCGACGATCGCCGACGAGAACGTCCTCAGACCTCTTGACAACCCCTATCATCAGCAGGGAGGTATCGCCATCCTGAAGGGTAACATCGCACCCATGGGATCCGTCATCAAGCAGGCCGCAGTAAGTCCGAAGATGATGGTCTTCTCCGGGAGAGCCAGATGTTTCGATTCCGAGAAGGATGCGACCGAGGCCATCAAGTCCGGCAGCATAGTGGCAGGAGATGTCGTCGTCATCAGGTACGAGGGCCCCAAGGGGGCACCCGGTATGCCTGAGATGCTTGCTCCGACCAGCATCATCCAGGGAATGGGTCTCGGAGAGACCGTCGCACTCATTACCGACGGCAGGTTCTCCGGAGCCACCCGTGGAGGGGCTATCGGACACGTGTCTCCGGAGGCTTATGAGAAGGGGCCCATAGCCGCTCTGCGTGACGGGGACATGATAGACATCGACATCCCCAACAGAAAGCTCAACGCAAGGCTTTCCGATGAGGAGATAAAGGCCCGTCTGGCCGAAGTGGAGATTGTCGACCGCCCCGTGACGGGTGTCCAGAAGAAATATAGGAAACTCGTCACCAACGGTGTGAACGGCGCCTATCTCGAGTAAGTGAAAAACATCTGTGGGTCCTCGGGCCCATTTATTTATTAAAAATCCCGCATCGGATCCATGTCCGATGCGGGTGGATGGTTTATCCGCGTATTATGAACAATGCCAGGATCAGAACCGTTATGGCGATCATGAGTCCGCCGAATATGAACGTCCGCTTCTTGATCCATCTGAGGTCCTCGGCGTTCTTTCCGGAGGCCATGTCCTTGTAACCCAGATAGAAGCACAAGGCTATGAGGGCCATCGGCACGGCCATCAGGTACAGTATGCTGAGTCCGTTGTCCGAGTTGAAGACGAATCCCGCTATGGCGGTGAGAACGAGTATGGCGGCTACAGAGGCGACTCCGATGCCGAGCATCTTCCTCCGTCCGGTTTCGATGTCGGTCTCGGATATCCGGATCTCTTCCTTATGCGGATCCTTGTCATGGACATCGGGGGCGGGAACCCCCTGTATGGCAGCCTCGCTTTCTACAGACTCCTGCATGATGGTGCGGCAGATGTGCTCCATGCGGTCCGGATTCATCCCGTATTCGGCCGCCAGGTATCTGTATCTGTCCACCACTCTCTGCTCAACGTCGAGGTTTCTCACCTCGAGTCCGTTCTGGGCCTTGTATTGACCGATCTCCGTCGCCAGATCAAGCCTTTTCTTCAGGAGGATTATGATCTCCTTGTCGGTCTCGGCTATGGCCTTCCTTTTCTCCTCCAGATATCCGTCGTTCATAGTCCCCTCTCCATCTGGTCCGCCAGGACCAATGCGGTGACTGCTTCCACCACGGAGGCCGCTCTCGGGGCGATACAGGGGTCGTGACGTCCTTTGATCTCTAGTTCGGCATCCTCGCATGTCTTCAAGTCCACCGTTTCCTGTTTGGCCCCTATGGACGGGGTGGGCTTGAACGCCGCACGGAACACGAGGTCCGCCCCGTCGGACATGCCTCCGACGACCCCTCCCATGTTATTGGTCTTCGTGACGATCCTTCCGTCTTTCATACGATACGCATCGTTGGATTCGGATCCGCGCATACGGGTGATGTCGAACCCTTTTCCGAACTCCACCCCCTTGCATGCAGGAATGCCGAATACGGCATGTGCCAGCTCCGCATCCAGGCTATCGAACCAGATGCCTCCGAAGCCAATGGGCAGTCCGGTGACTATGCACTCCACTACCCCTCCTACGCTGTCCATGTCCTTTCTTGCCGCCATTATGCAGTCGGACATCATCGCATCGAGTTCGGGGGTGCAGGCCCTTGTGGGGAATCCTTCCGACCTCTTGGCGTCCTCGATCCCCCTTTCATCACAGTCCTCCACGTTTCCTATGGAGCGGCAGAACGACCCTATGACTATGCCTTTGGCCGCAAGCATCTGTCTGGCTATCCCGCCTGCCGCTACGATGGCAGCGGTCAGACGGCCGGAGAACTGTCCTCCTCCCCTGATATCGAATTTAGGAAGTGCCAGCAGTGCCGGGAGGTCTGCATGTCCGGGACGGGGCGTCTCTTCGAAAGGCAGATATTTGGAATCATCTACGTTCCCGTTGGCGATCTCCAGGATTATGGCGTTTCCGTCGGCCTTGCCGTCCTCGATCCCGCAGATGACGTCTACCTTGTCCGCTTCGACGCGGTCCGTCCCTATTCCCTTGGATGGTTTGCGTAGGGCCATGTCATGTGCCAGCGACTCCATGTCGATAGGAGTTCCCTGGGGTACTCCCTCCAGGACGCACCCTACACAAGGTCCGTGACTCTTTCCGAACAGGGAGAATCTCAATTTTTTTCCCAAGGTGTACAATCTATCACCCCGAAGCCATGAAGCTTCTGTATGTGCGCACGCACGATTACAAACTATAAAAGTCGCTCCCTGGCCGCATCGTACCTCTGTGGACAAGACATCGATAGAAAGATATTTATTCCGCATGTCAATCGTCCTATTGCGAGATACATCTGCAGTACCTCGATGGGCAGTTAGATCAGCTGGAAGATCGCCTGCTTTGCAAGCAGGAGGTCGTGGGTTCAAATCCCACACTGTCCACTCCTTTTGCTGGCTCGTCTTCTTTCTGCCCCTCGGCGCATAGTACATATTGCAATCGTTCTGTCGAGTATGCGGCGTTGTTGTTCAGGTCGTCGAGGAATGAAGGCCCAAGGGCCCTATGCCGGTGTACAGCTCCCGCCGGCAGGAGACGTCCTCATCAGACGGTGTCGGGGGATACGGAGGACGACGCCTCCACACATCTGTTGTAGATGTATACCATAAGTGCCCATGCACCTACGATAGCCAGAAGCATCGGTATTCCTATCTGTGCCATCTCGGTCAGCATGGCGGCGGTGTCATCCGGGCTTTCCATGGCCGTAAGGAACGGGAACCACGGTACTATCTCTCCGTGCCATACGTGTTCCACAAGAAGTGCCAGCACCCCTCCCCATATCATCACGTTCAGCCACTCGATGTGGTATTTCTCAGGAATCTTCTTAGCGAAGACGGTCGTGAATATGCCGACCACCGCCGCGACAAGGAAACATGCCATTCAAATTATCTCCTTCTTCTCTCTCAATCTATCGTCCGTCTTAGCGGCCATCGCCTGACGAAGCCTGAATCTGTCTGCTATGAGGGCTCCTTCCCAGATCACCAGTATGGGGACGATCACGCAGATGCTCAGAATGAACTCGTTCACTCCGATATCGAAGAAGTCTCCTTCTGCGCCATCGAGGAACCATCCGATCACATGGTCTACGAAGGCCATCAGGGTCAGGCCCCAGAACACCATCGAAAGCTGTGCCAGACGGTCCGTCCCCGGGGGTCTGTGCAGCCACATATAGGTGGTGGTCAGCGCCGCTATCGCTGCGATTATAAGCCACATGTTATCTACCGGGCCCTTTTCGGGCCATGTCTAAGATAACACGATATTATTAAATGTTATGCGTTTATTATTTTACATTATAAAATAAGTGCTACCAGACCATGTAGGTGTATTTTTCGGGCCGTTTTAGAGGTCGGATCAGTATTCTATGCCCTTCCTGGCACCGATCCCCTTGTCGAACGGGTGCTTCACAAGTCTCATCTCCGTGACAAGATCCGCATATTCCTCCAGATCGGGGGTCATCCCTCTTCCGGTCAGTACGATCTCTACGTGATCCGGGCGTCTTTCCAAAGACTCTATCAGTTCCTGTGATGTGATGAGACCCAGACGGACCGCGTTTATGCTCTCGTCCAGTACGGCCACGTCGTATCTGCCGGAACATATGAGTTCTTCCGATCTTCTCAGGGCCTTGTGTGCCGCCTCTATGTCGGCATCGGACGGCTTCTTGGAGACGAAGTGGTCCAGTCCCATAGGTACCAACGTTATGTTCCCCATGCGGTTGCATGCCACTTGTTCCCCGTATCCGTCGGATGGCTTCAGGAACTGTACTATCAGGACCCCCAGTCCTCTTCCGGCGGCCCTCATGGCCAGGCCGAATGCTGCGGTGGTCTTACCCTTCCCGTTTCCCGTATATATCTGCACAAGTCCCAGTTCTTCCCTTATCCCGTCCGTGTCCTCCATTCGCTCACCGTAATGATGTATATCGAGGTGCATGGACTTAAAGCACGTTGCCGACATGTTCCGGCAAGCGTATGTGTAAAAAAGATGCGGGGGAGACCCCCGCTAAAATCGACTATCAGTCGAATTTTCCGACGACGGCCTTGATACGTCTTACGCCAGCCGCACTGCTCTGCTCCTTCTGGATCTTGAATCCCTGGAGCTCACCGGTGTGTTGAACGTGGGGGCCTCCGCAGATCTCGCAGGAGACGTCGCCGATGGTGTAGACCTTGACCTTCTCGCCGTATTTGTTGTCGAACACCCCGATCGCATTCCTGGCACGTGCCTCTTCGAGGGTCATCTCCTCGCAGACCACGGGGATGTCCGCCTTGATGGCGTCGTTTACATATTTCTCGATCTTGGCGATCTCTTCGGGCTCCAGCTTCCTGTCGAAGTTGAAGTCGAATCTGAGTCTCTCCGCGGTGATGTTGCTTCCTTTCTGCCTTATGTCGGGGTCGATCAGGTTCCTGAGGGCCGCATTGAGCAGATGGGTGGCGGTATGCAGTTTGGTGGTCTCCACGCTGTGGTCCACCAATCCTCCTTTGAACACCTGGTTGGTGTCCATCCTGGAGGTCTCCTGATGCTGCTTGAACCTCTTCTGGAAGTCTTCCTCGTCGACGGTGTAGCCGCGTTCGGCCGCCAATTCCCTGGTGAGCTCCACGGGGAATCCGAAGGTGTCGTAGAGGTGGAACACCTCCTCTCCGTTGAGGACCTTGCAGTCCCCGTTGTTGGCCACGACCTCGTCGAATCTCCTTAGACCCTTCTTCAGGGTGCTGTGGAATTTCTCCTCCTCCGCGGTGATGGTGCTGAGGATGGTCTCCCTGTTGGCCTCCAGCTCGGGATATGCCTTGCTGTAGTCCCTTATGACGACTTCGGAGACCTCCGCCAGGCGGACCCCTTCCACATCGAGCTGGGACATGTATCTGCTGGCTCTTCTGATCAGACGCCTGAGGATGTATCCGCCGCCCATCCTGGCCGGAACGACGCCGTCTGCTATGAGGAACGTGGACGCCCTCATGTGGTCGGAGATGACGCGGAACGCCTTCATGTTGTCCGCATACTTCTTCCCGGAGAGTTCCTCGATCTTCGAGATGATCGGCTGGAACAGGGGGGTGTCGTAGACGGTCTCCACATGGTTGACGACGCGGAGGGCCCTCTCGAGTCCCATCCCTGTGTCGACGTTCTTCTGTTTCAGGGGGGTGAACTTCCCGTCCTTGTCCTTGAAGTACTGCATGAAGACGTTGTTCCAGATCTCGGTGTAGTATCCGCAGTGGCATCCGGGTCTGCATTCCGGTCCGCAAGGCTTCTTCGTCTTGTCTATGAAGAAGATCTCGGTATCCGGTCCGCAGGGGCCGGTCTGTCCGGCAGGGCCCCACCAATTGTCCTCCTTGGGGAGGAAGAATATGTGGTCCTTCGCGATACCCTGTGCCTCCCAGATCTCCGCCGTCTCGGTGTCCTTCGGGGCGTCGTCGTCGCCGGCGAACGCGGTGACGGCCAGGAGTTCCGGCGGGATGTGAAGGACCTCCTGCAGGAGCTGGTAGCTCCAGGTGATGGAATCCTTCTTGAAGTAATCGCCCAGAGACCAGTTGCCCAGCATCTCGAAGAACGTGAGGTGGCTCGCGTCGCCGACCTCGTCTATGTCGCCGGTCCTCACGCATTTCTGGAAATCCGTGAGTCTCGTGCCGGCGGGGTGTTTCTCTCCGAGCAGGTAGGGTACGAGCGGGTGCATACCCGCAGTGGTGAAAAGGACTGTGGGGTCGTTCTCGGGAACGAGGGATGCGGAACGTATCTGTGCATGTCCCCTCGCCTTGAAGAAATCGATATAGGCTTCTCTGAGTTCCTGTGCTTCCATATGCGCACTTCCGATGGGCTTCGCTATAAGGTTCTCATATATGTATTTTAAAAACAGACCGTCTCGGACGCGAGACCCAGACGGACGGTCACCGGGCGGAGGTCACTGCGTCCCTCACGGGGGCGGAGGTCACGAACACCTTCTTCCCGCGGCCTTCTATGACGCGTCTGGGCATGTCCCCTATCTCCCTCACGGCGATGATGTCGCAGTCGTCCAGGAGGGTGACGGCGGCCTCGATGTGGTCCTTGTGGGACGCGCCTTTCATCTCCGACCCCAGGTCCCCCGGCCTCACCTGTCTCAGCAGTTCCACGCGGTCCCCATCGACGGAATACACGAGGAACCTTCCGGCGTTCCCGAAGCCGGCATCCACGGTCTTCCCTCCGTCGCTGGCCACGGCGATGATGTATTTCCTCCCCATGTCGAAGGATACCATGTTGGGAACATCCTCGGAAGGGCCGCAGCCGTCCCCCTTCCCGAGACCGCATCCTGCGAACTCCCCGGAGCGGTCCTCTCCGAGGAGACCGATGGCATCCGCCCTGCACTGTCTGCAGTGGCGCATCATGCGGGCGTCCACGGAGCAGGCGTCCATGAGTCTTTTCCTCTCCTCGGGGGTAGGACCTCTCATGTCCTGGAATCTCGTCCCCTCCACCGGTATGAGCGGGAGGATGTTGACTATGTATGCGCCCAGGGACCTGACCTTCTTCACGAGGTCGGGTATGTGGTCGGCGTTGATGTCCGGGACCATGACTATGTTGGCCTTCACGAGCATACCCAGATCCGCACATCTGCGGATCCCTTCCAGCTGATTCTCCAGGAGGATGGATGCACCTTCCTCTCCGGTGTATCTCTTTCCTTTCCACAGTACGGAGCCGTATATCTCCGCCCCGATCGCGGCATCGGCCGCATTTATGGTCACGGTCACGAACCTCACTCCGAGACCGTAGAGCCTGTCCGCGTTCTCCGGGAGGGCGAGACCGTTGGTCGATACGCACAGTGTGAGGTCAGGGTATTTTTCCTTCACAAGTGCCAGGGTCTCGAAGGTCTCCTCATTGGCCAGCGGGTCTCCCGGACCGGCTATGCCCAGGACCTTCAGGTTGGGGACCTTTTCCTTTACGTATCCGATCTTGGCGACGGCCTGTTCGGGGCTGAGGACTTCGCTGGTGACGCCGGGGCGGGATTCGTTGCTGCAGTCGAATTTGCGGTTGCAGTAATTGCATTGGATGTTGCATTTGGGGGCCACTGGGACATGCATGCGGGCGTACTTCCGGTGGGCTTCTTCGTTATAGCAGGGATGGGTCTGGAGGGCCTTTTCGAGATCGGCGTTCATATGATACATCCTCTCCATATCGTCTGCATTTATAAAGCGGATTGCGAGGTACGGGAGCGGGATTGTATCGCACACCATTTCCATATCGTTCTAGGAAGAATAGGTCCTAAATTGGATGTATATTCCATTCTTAATTTGCGATAGTTTTACATCGGCCGAACATCTATGAGCATCCGTGAACGTCTCGTCCGGACCGCCCAAGGAAACGTGTGCGTCCGATATGCAGCCAAGGTTCTGTTATCGCTGCGGATATGCTTGGATCCCCCGTTCCGAACAGATGCCGAAGAGATGTCCCAGATGTCATTCTTCAAGATGGGATGTGCCGGAGAGGAAGACACGTACATGTAAGTTCTGCGGCTTCGGATTCCATATGAAGTCCATGGACCAGCGGTTCCAACACGTTCATGTCGGATCTCATATCGAAGGCCGGAGGCAACAACATCTTCGACGGCCAGAAGTCCTCCTGGTTCATGGTGTCCAAGGAACAGATATACCAGAAGCTTAATCAATCAATCCTACAGCACCCAGATGTGGAGTGCTGCCCTCCATATTTGTTGGATGGGTTTGTAAAAAACATCCGTCAGGCCAATGGTCCAACCCTATGTGGCTTTTTTATCGCTGTATTTGGATTGAAATCGCTATGGTCCTCTTATTGGATAAGCAGAAAAATGGTCCCGCATGCAGATTCTCGGATGCCGATGTTTTCTATGCCCTCGATCTTCTTTGTAGAGGCGGCAGGTTCAGCAGGGTCTCTGTCGGAGACCATCTCGGAATCGGAGAAGGGAGCGTCCGCAGATTGGTATCTATTTTGGAGGACATGGGGCTGGTCTCCGTAAGGCAAGCAGGCATAGGGATCACTTCCGAAGGGAAGATGTTCCTGGAGTCTTTGGGGATGCGTACATTCGAGATGGATGCAGGCAGATATGTCATCGGAGAACACTCCCAAGGGATTCTGGTGAGTGGGGCTTCCGAGAAAGTATTCAATGGGATAGATCAGAGGGATGCAGGCATAAGGGCCGGGGGTGATGGTTGTACGACATGGGTCGTGACAAGTGGGGGGATCATAATGCTTCCCGACTGGAATGTGGATGATAAGGATCCTGGTTTTGCCGCCGCTTTGCGTATTTCCGCCTGTCCAATAGATGGGGACGTCCTCATAATCGGTGGCGGTAACAGTCGCCGTTTAGCCATGATGGCATCCGCAACGGCTGCATTGGAGCTGTTGTGAGCCCGTATTTGTTTCCAAATGCATCGAACAATGTTCTACCTTTAATATAATAAATAAGATAAAGGGACGTAATGACAATCGGGATCGAGGACGATCCCCGCAACATCGAGGCGATGATTGCGGGTATGAACAGCAACCTGCCGGTGAGACGCCGCACTCTGATGGATTACATCGAGAACGGCGGCGATACGTTTGATACGCGCAGCGGGGACAAAGCATCGTTCGACAGATGCGGCATAGATTACCTCGACTCGATATGTACCGATCAGGAGAAACTCCTTCTGAGGCTCCCGATATTGGTTTCCACCGACCCATCCTCGGAGAATGGCGGTTGGAAGATCGACGGGATGACGGAGGTCGCGGTGGTCTCGAGGGTTCTCGGCCGCCGGGTTCACGCCGAAGATCGCATTTCCGTGTATTATCCTGACTTGATTTGCCTAAAAAAGCTCATTCCCGGTCTTATTTTCACGGTTTTTACGCCGTGACCTTTACACACCACCAATAATTATTTATACTACTTGTGTGTAGAGGGGAATGCGCGATGTGTGGCATCGTGTGGTCCGCAAGAAATACTTGCGAATTATCGAGGGAAGGTTCGCAACCAAAAACCGCGAAAATCCCCTGAATGCGAAGGTTTAAATATAACCTAAGCATCTGGGACTTTTGCTGAGTTGGGCGCGAACCCGACTCACTATCATGCACCCGGTGAGAAGCACTCACGCGGGGAAGTGGTCGAGGGCTCCGTACAGGAAGAGAGAGCGGAATAAAGCCTGATGACAACCGATCATACGTAACCTGGACGTGTGCTAGATCATACGCCAGCGGCGATGCTACGCCGTATGGGGGATGGTTCGGCTAGAGAACTGATGAAGGTCGTGTCAAGCTGCGATAAGCGTCGGGAAGGTGCAAGAAGCCTATGATCCGACGATCACCTAATGGGACTTCCTATTCTTCGGAATTGTCAGTAATGACAGGGAACGCGGGGGATTGAAGCATCTTAGTACCCGCAGGAAAAGAAATCAACCGAGATACCGCTAGTAAAGGCGATCGAACGCGGTATAGAACAAACTGAATCCCAATATGAAAGTATTGGGAGATGTGGTGTTGGACCCATTTACTCCTTGGGCAGGGATATTCGAAATTGTCTGGAAAGACATGCCATAGAGGGTGATAGCCCCTTAGAAGAAGGCCTGTACGGAGATTGATGGATGTCCGGAGTAGCGTGAGTTGGATATCTCGCGTGAAGACGGGGGACATTTGCCTCCAATTCTAAATATTACTCTAGTCCGATAGTGCAGTAGTAGCGTGAGCGAAATCTGAAAAGTACCCTTAACGGGAGATGAAAAGACCTGAAACCATACGGTTATAGATTAGTACGGCATGAAAGGGAAGAAGCCAGCAATGGTGGACCAGTGTTGTACCGTTCGGTTAGAAAACCGATCCATGGAGTTCTGGTCATTGGCGAGGTTAACTGTTCAATCAGGTAGCCGAAGGGAAACCGATTGCCCGCAGTTTTTACGAGGGGCAAGGTGTGCTCGCCTTTAGTCAATGGTGCGGAGACCCGAAGCCGGTCGATCTATGCCTGAGCAGCTTGAAGCCTTCCGAAGGGGAGGTGGAGGAGCTAACCAGTTCTGATGTGCAAATCGTTTGGATGACTTGGGTATAGGGGTGAAAGGCCAATCTAGGCCGGATATAGCTGGTTCCCCGCGAAACTAGTCGCAGCTAGACTTCGATCGAGGCAGAATGTGAGGTAGAGCACCGATTGGATGCTTAGGGAGGGAAACCTCTCGGTGTCTTGTCAAACTCCGAACTTGCGTTCACCGTAGACATCGGATGCAAGGCTACCCGGGGTAAGCTTGGTAGCCATAAGGGAAACAACCCAGACTTAAGTTAAGGTCCCCAAATCTCAGTCAAGTGTAATATGAAATGGCGTCAGTAGTCTAAAACAACCGGGAGGTGAGCTCAGAAGCAGCCACCCTTTAAAGATAGCGTAACAGCTCACCGGTCGAGATTATGGGCCCAGAAAATGGACGGGGCTAAACTGAGTACCGATACTTAAGAATACAGCAATGTAATTTGATAGCGGGGCGTGGTGCATGGGCAGAAGTAGGGCCGTGAGGTCCTATGGACCGTGTACCAACGAGGATCATGGAGTGAGTAGCAGCATAGCATGGTGAGAATCCATGTCGCCGCAGGGGCAAGGGTTCCTTGGCAATGTTCGTCAGCCAAGGGTTAGTCGATCCTAAGGTAACTCTTAATCGAGGTTATCGAAAGGGAATCAGGTTAATATTCCTGAACTTCAACACTCTTTGCCTATGGTGCAGGATCGGGGTAGCTAAAGCAAGCCTGTCAGCTTGTCTAAACGTCTAACGAGGTGAAGAACCGTAATGGTGAGAAGCCTCCGAAAGCGCGATGGGGCGGGAGTAATCCCGCTTTTGGTAATCCCTGGTCCCAGTGAAAACACCATAGTTACAAGTGTTGGAATCGTACCAAGAACCGACACAGGTGTCCCTAGGTGAGTAGCCTAAGGCGTGTTAGCATAATCAAGGTAAGGGAATTCGGCAAATTAGCCCTGTAACTTCGGGATAAAGGGTGCCAGTAGTGAGAGCTACTGGTCGCAGTGACAAGAGAAATCCGACTGTTTAGTAAAAACATAGGTCCCAGCTAGTTCGAAAGGATGTGTATTGGGGCCGAAGCCTGCCCAGTGTCGGCATCTGAAATCCGGTTTCAACCGGTCGAAGGACCGATAAACGGCGGGGGTAACTATGACCCTCTTAAGGTAGCGTAATACCTTGTCGCTTAATTGGCGACTTGCATGAAGGCTCAACGAGGTTTCCACTGTCCC
The nucleotide sequence above comes from Candidatus Methanomethylophilus alvi Mx1201. Encoded proteins:
- a CDS encoding DUF4443 domain-containing protein — protein: MVLLLDKQKNGPACRFSDADVFYALDLLCRGGRFSRVSVGDHLGIGEGSVRRLVSILEDMGLVSVRQAGIGITSEGKMFLESLGMRTFEMDAGRYVIGEHSQGILVSGASEKVFNGIDQRDAGIRAGGDGCTTWVVTSGGIIMLPDWNVDDKDPGFAAALRISACPIDGDVLIIGGGNSRRLAMMASATAALELL
- a CDS encoding DUF61 family protein — protein: MTIGIEDDPRNIEAMIAGMNSNLPVRRRTLMDYIENGGDTFDTRSGDKASFDRCGIDYLDSICTDQEKLLLRLPILVSTDPSSENGGWKIDGMTEVAVVSRVLGRRVHAEDRISVYYPDLICLKKLIPGLIFTVFTP